A section of the Streptomyces sp. V3I8 genome encodes:
- a CDS encoding response regulator transcription factor translates to MRVLIVEDEPFMAQAVRDGLRLAAIAADTAGDGETALELLSVNTYDIAVLDRDVPGPSGDEIARSIVASGSGMPILMLTAADRLDDKATGFALGADDYLTKPFELRELVLRLRALDRRRAHSRPPVREIAGLRLDPFRREVYRDGRYVALTRKQFAVLEVLVAAEGGVVSAEELLERAWDENADPFTNAVRITVSALRKRLGEPGIVTTVPGAGYRIGTPPEAPHRRDGHG, encoded by the coding sequence ATGCGTGTGCTGATCGTCGAGGACGAACCGTTCATGGCGCAGGCCGTCCGCGACGGCCTGCGCCTGGCGGCGATCGCGGCGGACACCGCGGGTGACGGCGAGACCGCGCTGGAACTGCTGAGCGTCAACACCTACGACATCGCCGTCCTCGACCGCGACGTCCCCGGACCGTCCGGCGACGAGATCGCCAGGAGCATCGTCGCCTCCGGCAGCGGCATGCCGATCCTCATGCTGACCGCCGCCGACCGTCTCGACGACAAGGCCACCGGGTTCGCACTCGGCGCCGACGACTACCTCACGAAACCGTTCGAACTGCGGGAGCTCGTGCTCAGGCTCAGAGCGCTCGACCGCAGGCGCGCCCACAGCAGGCCACCCGTGCGGGAGATCGCGGGTCTGCGTCTTGACCCGTTCCGCCGCGAGGTCTACCGCGACGGCCGCTACGTCGCGCTGACCAGGAAGCAGTTCGCCGTGCTCGAAGTCCTCGTCGCCGCCGAGGGCGGTGTCGTCAGCGCCGAGGAGCTGCTGGAACGCGCGTGGGACGAGAACGCCGACCCGTTCACCAACGCCGTGCGCATCACCGTCTCGGCGCTGCGCAAACGGCTCGGCGAACCCGGGATCGTCACCACCGTGCCCGGCGCCGGCTACCGCATCGGCACACCGCCGGAGGCCCCGCACCGGAGGGACGGACATGGATAG